From the Octadecabacter antarcticus 307 genome, one window contains:
- a CDS encoding LacI family DNA-binding transcriptional regulator, which produces MMKPRINTMGELSVAIGVSRPTLSRFFQDPSRVKAETVKRIEEGLERVEYVPNFFATRMNRKSTGIIGVIIPYLNDLFFNKLLESIEIAAMEAGMTVITLCSHSDPAIEARAAETFMSMSVDGAVVMPLGDHSDQKVHLRLKSRLPFVLVDSRPKTMPNVDYVGTNHVQSTGLITEYLCRVGEPPVLLAMPRGSNFNALEREKAYMDKSKELGFVPEIIGTELIQKSWLYEEHGEAVLGAEFARGRLMDRSIMCTNDRVAVGAIRAAARHGLVPGSATKGGLRIAGHDDNPLCPYLSPALTTVAQNTDAIGKKAVSRLLQIIRGEVTNDTPEITLFDGNLKLRESA; this is translated from the coding sequence ATGATGAAGCCGCGCATCAACACTATGGGTGAATTATCTGTCGCGATTGGAGTGTCGCGGCCGACACTTTCACGCTTTTTTCAGGATCCGAGCCGAGTTAAAGCGGAGACCGTTAAGCGGATTGAAGAGGGTCTGGAGCGCGTTGAATACGTTCCGAACTTCTTTGCCACACGGATGAATCGCAAGTCGACGGGCATCATTGGCGTCATTATTCCCTACCTGAACGACTTGTTTTTCAATAAGTTGCTGGAGTCCATTGAGATTGCAGCGATGGAGGCGGGCATGACAGTCATTACACTGTGTTCGCATTCCGATCCCGCGATCGAAGCGCGCGCCGCTGAGACGTTTATGTCGATGAGTGTAGACGGTGCCGTTGTGATGCCTTTGGGTGATCACAGCGATCAAAAGGTCCACCTGCGCTTGAAATCGCGGCTGCCGTTTGTCTTGGTGGATTCGCGCCCCAAGACAATGCCAAACGTTGATTATGTTGGCACAAACCATGTCCAAAGCACTGGTCTTATTACAGAATATTTGTGTCGGGTCGGGGAACCACCGGTCCTTCTTGCTATGCCGCGGGGGTCCAACTTCAATGCGCTGGAACGCGAAAAGGCCTACATGGATAAGTCAAAAGAATTGGGCTTTGTACCCGAAATCATAGGGACTGAACTGATTCAAAAAAGTTGGCTTTACGAGGAACATGGTGAGGCCGTTCTTGGTGCGGAATTTGCGCGCGGCCGCCTGATGGACCGGTCGATTATGTGTACTAATGACCGTGTTGCGGTGGGGGCAATTCGTGCTGCGGCGCGGCATGGTCTTGTTCCGGGGAGCGCAACCAAGGGCGGGCTTCGGATTGCTGGGCATGATGATAATCCACTGTGTCCGTATCTTAGCCCCGCACTCACGACGGTGGCGCAAAATACCGATGCGATTGGTAAGAAAGCAGTTTCGCGGCTGTTGCAGATCATTCGAGGGGAAGTTACGAATGACACCCCCGAAATCACATTGTTTGATGGAAACCTGAAATTGCGCGAATCCGCATAG
- a CDS encoding IS30 family transposase codes for MKYRTRTSYTDQQKSEMWDRWQRGDSMGSIGRHFNRASSSIFPHLVRTGGIRPADRARSQCALSLIEREVISRGLVTKQSFRLIAQNLNRSPSTISREVRRNGGRQAYRATPSDQRAWDCAARPKLCKLSFNDPLCHLIARKLRRKWSPQQIAGWLKRRYPDEEQNRVSHETIYRSLYVQTRGVLKKELQECLRSPRAIRRSRHATQKGLELRKIKNAVSISERPAEVEDRAVPGHWEGDLIAGSNNSYIATLVERHSRFVMLAKVTNKDTQSVTTALIKQARKLPRELYKSLTWDRGSEMAGHRKFTVATNIDVYFCDPQSPWQRGSNENTNRLLRRCFPKGTDISGFSHAKLSAVARQLNERPRKTLQYHTPAEKLEACVAATH; via the coding sequence ATGAAGTATCGCACACGGACGTCTTATACGGACCAACAGAAGTCTGAGATGTGGGATCGGTGGCAACGCGGTGATTCAATGGGCTCGATTGGCCGTCACTTCAATCGTGCGTCGTCGTCTATTTTCCCTCACTTGGTGCGAACTGGTGGGATCCGCCCCGCTGATCGCGCGCGGTCGCAATGTGCTTTGAGCCTCATTGAACGGGAAGTGATTTCCCGTGGGCTTGTCACAAAGCAGTCGTTTCGTCTCATCGCACAAAACCTGAACCGGTCACCTTCGACGATCAGCCGAGAGGTTCGCAGGAACGGCGGGCGACAAGCCTATCGTGCAACTCCTTCAGACCAACGCGCTTGGGACTGCGCAGCGCGGCCCAAATTGTGTAAGCTCTCATTCAACGATCCTTTGTGCCACTTGATAGCGCGAAAGCTGCGTCGGAAATGGTCACCGCAGCAAATCGCAGGCTGGCTCAAACGCAGATATCCTGATGAAGAGCAAAATCGCGTGTCACACGAAACGATATATCGCAGTCTCTATGTCCAAACTCGCGGGGTTTTGAAGAAGGAATTGCAGGAATGTCTGCGCAGTCCACGTGCGATCCGACGCTCCCGGCATGCCACTCAGAAGGGACTTGAGTTACGCAAAATCAAGAATGCTGTTTCAATTAGCGAACGCCCAGCAGAGGTAGAGGATCGTGCCGTTCCGGGGCATTGGGAGGGCGATTTAATCGCGGGATCGAACAACAGCTACATCGCAACGCTTGTGGAGCGCCATTCCCGTTTTGTGATGTTGGCCAAAGTCACGAACAAAGACACCCAGAGCGTGACGACAGCCTTGATCAAACAAGCACGAAAGCTTCCCAGAGAACTCTACAAATCCCTGACTTGGGATCGTGGATCAGAGATGGCGGGGCATCGAAAATTTACCGTTGCCACAAATATCGATGTCTATTTTTGTGATCCTCAATCTCCGTGGCAGCGCGGCAGCAACGAAAATACCAACCGCCTTCTCAGACGGTGCTTTCCCAAAGGCACCGATATATCCGGATTTAGCCACGCTAAGCTCAGCGCTGTCGCACGCCAACTTAACGAGCGACCAAGAAAGACCTTGCAATACCATACCCCAGCAGAGAAACTTGAAGCCTGTGTGGCAGCGACCCATTGA
- a CDS encoding IS3 family transposase (programmed frameshift) → MEQTQKKKTSKPYSPEFRERAVRLLMEHRDEYQSEAAALTAIAGKLGCSPDSLRVWARQVQRDGGERPEPTSAEKARIKELERENRELRQANEILRKASAYFCTGGARPPVSQMMDFIAESRETLGVEPICRALQFAPSTYYDRRAIARDPERASARAKSDAALSVKIDGAWADNCKLYGARKIWHVLRREGEDVARCTVERLMRALGIKGVVRGKKVITTNPDTSLPCPPLGRFALQIACQAMDDKVNRLFKADRPNKLWVSDFTYVPTWSGTVYVAFVIDVFARRIVGWRTSTSMKTQFVLDALEQAIWQRKTPDNKALVHHSDRGSQYLSIKYTERLAEAEIDLSVGTVGDAYDNALAECVIGLFKTEVINQIGPWKSMREVEWETLKWVDWYNNRRLLGPIGYITPAEAEEAFYANLNKLDMVA, encoded by the exons ATGGAACAGACACAAAAGAAGAAGACCTCGAAGCCGTATTCACCTGAGTTCCGCGAGCGTGCGGTTCGGCTGCTTATGGAACACCGCGATGAATATCAGAGCGAAGCTGCGGCGCTGACGGCGATCGCGGGTAAATTGGGTTGTTCGCCGGACAGCCTTCGCGTTTGGGCCCGTCAGGTCCAGCGCGATGGCGGCGAACGGCCAGAGCCTACCAGCGCTGAGAAGGCGCGGATCAAGGAACTTGAGCGTGAGAACCGCGAACTGCGTCAAGCCAATGAGATTTTGCGTAAGGCGTCGGCGTATT TTTGCACAGGCGGAGCTCGACCGCCCGTTTCGCAAATGATGGATTTCATTGCGGAAAGCCGAGAGACACTTGGGGTCGAGCCAATCTGCAGGGCGCTGCAGTTTGCCCCTTCCACTTATTATGACCGGCGCGCCATCGCGCGTGATCCTGAGCGGGCGTCAGCTCGTGCCAAGTCTGATGCCGCTCTGAGCGTCAAGATCGACGGGGCCTGGGCGGACAACTGCAAACTCTACGGAGCCCGAAAGATTTGGCATGTTCTGCGACGGGAGGGTGAGGATGTTGCCCGCTGCACTGTGGAGCGGTTGATGCGCGCCTTGGGCATCAAAGGCGTCGTTCGTGGCAAGAAGGTCATTACCACGAACCCGGACACGTCTTTGCCATGCCCCCCTCTCGGCAGATTTGCTTTGCAAATCGCCTGCCAGGCAATGGACGACAAGGTGAACCGCCTGTTCAAGGCGGATCGGCCAAACAAGCTGTGGGTTTCAGACTTCACTTACGTGCCCACATGGTCAGGGACAGTCTACGTCGCGTTCGTGATTGATGTCTTTGCAAGGCGGATCGTAGGCTGGCGCACATCGACATCAATGAAGACCCAATTCGTGCTCGACGCGTTGGAGCAAGCAATCTGGCAAAGAAAAACACCAGATAACAAGGCTTTGGTCCACCACTCGGACCGCGGATCACAATACCTGTCGATCAAGTATACCGAGCGCCTGGCCGAGGCCGAAATCGATCTCTCGGTCGGAACCGTCGGTGATGCCTACGACAATGCGCTGGCCGAGTGCGTCATCGGCCTCTTCAAAACCGAAGTCATCAACCAAATCGGTCCATGGAAATCGATGCGTGAGGTTGAGTGGGAAACGCTGAAATGGGTCGATTGGTATAACAACCGCCGCCTGCTCGGCCCCATCGGATACATCACACCCGCAGAAGCAGAGGAGGCGTTCTATGCAAACCTGAACAAACTCGATATGGTCGCCTAG
- a CDS encoding DUF1013 domain-containing protein, translating to MSGIPIMAKATAVWLCDNTTMTFKQIADFCALHELEVQGIADGDVAAGVKGFDPLTNKQLTQDEIDRGEADPTYRLKLLFHPGSAGEEKRRGPRYTPLSKRQDRPASIYWLVKFHPELADGQISKLVGTTKPTIQAIRERTHWNINNIEPIDPVALGLCKQVELDAAVQKAAAKKAKEGGVMSDDERRKLVSTEQSLGMGIESKIPSAIEGLETFTLGESMPEPDEDTSIPDKDTFFNLPNDAVDDDED from the coding sequence ATGAGCGGTATACCAATTATGGCCAAAGCCACAGCAGTTTGGCTGTGTGACAACACCACAATGACATTCAAACAGATCGCGGATTTCTGCGCGCTGCACGAGCTTGAAGTCCAAGGTATCGCTGACGGCGATGTTGCGGCTGGCGTCAAAGGGTTTGACCCGCTTACGAACAAACAACTGACCCAAGATGAGATTGATCGGGGCGAAGCGGACCCAACCTACAGGCTAAAGCTGTTGTTTCACCCTGGATCAGCCGGCGAAGAAAAGCGCCGTGGCCCACGTTATACGCCATTGTCCAAGCGTCAGGACCGTCCTGCGTCGATCTATTGGTTGGTCAAATTTCACCCTGAGTTGGCTGATGGTCAGATCTCAAAACTGGTCGGCACCACGAAACCAACCATTCAGGCGATCCGCGAACGCACGCATTGGAATATCAACAACATCGAACCGATTGATCCGGTCGCGCTGGGCCTTTGCAAGCAGGTTGAACTGGACGCAGCCGTACAAAAAGCCGCGGCCAAGAAAGCTAAAGAAGGCGGCGTGATGAGCGATGATGAGCGTCGCAAGCTGGTTTCAACCGAGCAGAGCCTTGGCATGGGCATCGAGTCCAAAATACCGTCAGCGATTGAGGGTCTTGAGACGTTCACGCTGGGCGAAAGCATGCCAGAGCCTGATGAGGACACTTCAATTCCGGATAAAGACACATTCTTTAACCTGCCCAACGACGCAGTTGACGACGACGAAGATTGA
- a CDS encoding DUF6471 domain-containing protein, producing the protein MPNQSDWEAKAANILKSQLKLKGVSYAKLAELIGDKEPNVRNKLSRGKFSAAYLFQCLNSLGVSDLRLG; encoded by the coding sequence ATGCCAAATCAGTCCGATTGGGAAGCCAAAGCCGCAAATATCCTGAAGTCTCAACTGAAGCTTAAAGGGGTGTCATACGCCAAGCTTGCAGAATTGATTGGTGACAAAGAGCCAAATGTGCGCAACAAATTGAGCAGAGGAAAATTCTCAGCGGCGTATTTATTTCAATGTCTAAATTCTCTTGGCGTATCGGACTTACGATTGGGCTGA
- the recR gene encoding recombination mediator RecR, whose product MTQAPKDIDALIDLMARLPGLGPRSARRAVLHLIKKRGQLLNPLAEALTIVGATARECLNCGNIGTSEICGICKSEKRNVGQICVVEDVADLWAMERSGVFKGRYHVLGGTLSALDDIGPDELRIPKLRDRITTEHITEVILALGATIDGQTTAHYIADELHGVQVTTLAQGVPVGGELDYLDDGTITAALNARKAL is encoded by the coding sequence ATGACCCAAGCCCCCAAAGACATCGACGCATTGATTGATCTAATGGCCCGCCTTCCAGGGTTAGGCCCCAGATCAGCGCGCCGCGCCGTTTTACACCTGATCAAAAAGCGCGGACAACTGCTGAACCCGCTGGCAGAAGCGTTGACGATCGTAGGGGCAACTGCGCGCGAATGCCTGAACTGTGGCAATATCGGCACCTCTGAAATTTGCGGGATTTGTAAAAGCGAGAAACGCAACGTCGGCCAAATTTGCGTCGTCGAAGACGTGGCGGACCTTTGGGCGATGGAACGGTCTGGCGTTTTCAAAGGCCGCTACCATGTCCTTGGCGGTACATTGTCCGCACTTGATGACATTGGCCCCGATGAGTTGCGTATCCCGAAATTGCGCGACCGCATCACGACCGAACACATCACCGAAGTGATCCTTGCGCTGGGGGCCACAATCGACGGCCAAACCACCGCACACTACATAGCGGATGAATTGCACGGCGTACAAGTTACAACCTTGGCTCAAGGTGTCCCCGTTGGCGGCGAACTCGACTACCTTGACGACGGCACGATCACGGCCGCGCTCAACGCGCGCAAGGCCCTCTAA
- a CDS encoding YbaB/EbfC family nucleoid-associated protein: MFKGLGGLGDMAGMMKKAQEMQKQMGQLQDDLHDIVVVGVSGAGLVKATASAKGELKALDIDPSIFNGDDKEVVEDLILAAIKDAQSKASDKAQEEMAKLTDGLGLPADMKLPF; encoded by the coding sequence ATGTTCAAAGGACTAGGTGGCCTCGGCGATATGGCCGGAATGATGAAAAAAGCCCAAGAGATGCAAAAGCAGATGGGCCAGTTGCAAGACGACCTGCACGACATCGTCGTCGTCGGGGTCAGCGGTGCGGGTTTGGTCAAGGCAACGGCGAGCGCGAAGGGTGAACTTAAGGCGCTGGATATTGATCCGTCTATCTTCAACGGTGACGACAAAGAGGTCGTCGAAGACCTGATCCTTGCGGCGATTAAAGATGCACAATCCAAAGCATCTGACAAGGCGCAGGAAGAAATGGCGAAACTGACAGATGGTTTGGGCCTTCCAGCCGATATGAAGTTGCCATTTTAG
- a CDS encoding DNA polymerase III subunit gamma/tau, with product MTESDSPKYQVLARKYRPETFADLVGQDAMVRTLKNAFAADRIAQAFIMTGIRGTGKTTTARIIAKGMNCIGIDGQGGPTTEPCGTCENCAAIMEGRHVDVMEMDAASRTGVGDIREIIESVHYRAASARYKVYIIDEVHMLSVNAFNALLKTLEEPPEHVKFIFATTEIRKVPVTVLSRCQRFDLRRIEPEDQIGLLRKIAKAEKAEITDDALALITRAAEGSARDAQSLLDQAISHGAGETTADQVRAMLGLADRGRVLDLFDMILKGRAADALHELSSQYADGADPMAILRDLAEIAHWVSVIKITPDATEDPTVSPDERTRGIAMADALAMRVLTRLWQMLLKALEEVAMAPNAMMAAEMAIIRLTHVADLPSVEELLRKLDKETPPPGGSPGGRGGGGPRAAPAVNTDAQSSAAAPTHSGPSGPSSSASGAVLAVAEDEALVHYPTFDHIVELIRRHRDVKLLVEVETGMRLAAYQPGRIEFVPAKGAPSDLAQRLGSRLQAWTGNRWAVTLVNEGGAATIAEIRDTENNALRDKAKAHPLVQAVLMKFPGARITDIRTPKALEAEAELEALPEVDDEWDPFEDS from the coding sequence ATGACCGAATCTGATAGCCCAAAATACCAAGTCCTCGCGCGGAAATACCGCCCAGAGACATTTGCCGATCTTGTCGGACAGGATGCGATGGTGCGCACGCTTAAAAACGCGTTTGCCGCGGACCGGATCGCGCAGGCGTTCATCATGACAGGCATCCGAGGCACCGGTAAAACGACCACTGCGCGGATCATCGCCAAGGGGATGAATTGCATCGGGATCGATGGTCAGGGTGGGCCGACGACCGAACCCTGTGGCACATGCGAAAACTGCGCCGCGATCATGGAAGGTCGACATGTTGACGTGATGGAAATGGACGCTGCGTCGCGAACCGGCGTTGGCGATATTCGTGAAATCATCGAAAGCGTGCATTACCGCGCCGCGTCCGCACGTTATAAAGTCTACATCATTGACGAAGTGCACATGCTGTCCGTGAACGCGTTCAACGCACTTCTTAAGACCCTCGAAGAACCGCCCGAGCACGTCAAATTCATCTTCGCGACAACCGAAATTCGCAAGGTTCCTGTGACAGTTCTGTCCCGCTGTCAGCGCTTTGATTTGCGCCGGATCGAACCCGAAGACCAGATCGGCCTGCTGCGCAAAATTGCAAAAGCTGAAAAGGCTGAAATCACCGATGACGCGCTCGCCCTGATAACTCGCGCCGCCGAAGGGTCCGCGCGTGATGCGCAATCATTGCTGGACCAAGCGATTTCACATGGCGCAGGCGAGACCACGGCAGATCAAGTCCGCGCGATGCTTGGCCTCGCGGATCGTGGCCGTGTGCTTGATCTGTTTGACATGATCCTTAAGGGGCGGGCGGCAGACGCGCTGCATGAACTGTCCAGCCAATACGCGGACGGTGCCGATCCAATGGCAATCCTGCGAGATCTGGCCGAAATCGCCCACTGGGTCAGTGTGATCAAAATCACACCTGATGCCACCGAAGACCCCACCGTCAGCCCCGATGAACGCACGCGCGGTATTGCCATGGCGGATGCTTTGGCGATGCGCGTGCTGACACGGTTGTGGCAGATGTTGCTGAAAGCCCTCGAAGAAGTGGCGATGGCCCCCAATGCGATGATGGCTGCAGAAATGGCGATCATCCGCCTGACACACGTGGCGGATTTGCCGAGCGTTGAAGAACTCTTGCGCAAGCTCGACAAAGAAACACCGCCTCCCGGTGGCTCTCCCGGTGGCCGAGGCGGTGGCGGCCCACGCGCGGCCCCTGCCGTGAACACCGACGCGCAGTCGAGCGCTGCTGCGCCAACCCATTCTGGCCCCAGCGGTCCATCTTCGTCGGCCAGTGGCGCGGTTCTCGCCGTGGCGGAAGACGAGGCGCTGGTACATTATCCAACCTTTGATCACATCGTCGAACTGATCCGCCGCCACCGCGACGTAAAATTGCTGGTCGAAGTCGAAACCGGCATGCGCCTTGCGGCCTACCAACCCGGTCGCATCGAATTCGTGCCCGCGAAAGGCGCGCCAAGCGACCTCGCGCAGCGGCTAGGATCACGCCTTCAAGCTTGGACTGGCAATCGCTGGGCCGTCACGCTGGTCAACGAGGGCGGCGCCGCAACGATTGCCGAAATTCGCGACACCGAAAACAACGCACTGCGCGATAAGGCAAAGGCGCATCCGCTGGTTCAGGCCGTCCTGATGAAATTTCCTGGTGCCAGAATCACCGACATTCGAACCCCCAAAGCGCTTGAGGCGGAAGCCGAACTCGAAGCACTGCCGGAAGTTGACGACGAATGGGATCCATTTGAAGACAGCTAA
- a CDS encoding protein-tyrosine phosphatase family protein produces MTGKSLDRLRSGAKTLKAGYVSGSSEALTRNAIAGLRSDGADLKYVDYLHMISRTLDFDNAETVGLLLNVGVDSCQGSDAEVVDIKTRRGIPTLHQAALFLFFCWNTALTCCAAQLPHPVYRKSVRFCRNGQTLCSDRWWNMGSSEFAIFPLDVGAGQVALSPIPGRSGSYVADLSAILRWSPDLVLTMTTLSELDWMGASGFGDDLAAVGVAWRHLPIVDLGAPDADVASAWDEVSILSATTLAGGGKILTHCFGGCGRSGMVALRLMIEAGEAPEDALIRLRKTRPCAVETDDQQRWAIRSSA; encoded by the coding sequence ATGACTGGCAAATCCCTAGATAGATTGCGCAGTGGCGCGAAGACTTTGAAAGCTGGCTATGTGTCCGGTTCGTCAGAGGCCTTGACGCGAAATGCCATTGCGGGCCTCCGCAGCGACGGTGCGGATTTAAAGTATGTGGACTATCTGCATATGATTTCCCGCACGCTCGATTTCGATAATGCCGAAACGGTTGGGCTGTTGTTGAATGTCGGTGTGGACTCCTGTCAGGGGTCTGATGCCGAGGTGGTTGATATCAAAACGCGGCGTGGCATTCCCACATTGCATCAAGCGGCGCTGTTCTTATTTTTTTGCTGGAATACCGCGCTGACCTGCTGCGCCGCGCAATTGCCGCATCCGGTGTACCGAAAATCCGTGCGATTTTGCAGAAATGGGCAGACCCTATGCTCGGACAGGTGGTGGAACATGGGGTCTTCTGAATTCGCGATCTTTCCGCTGGATGTGGGCGCAGGGCAGGTCGCGCTGTCCCCCATTCCGGGGCGATCTGGATCGTACGTAGCTGATCTGTCGGCAATATTGCGCTGGAGTCCGGACCTCGTGCTGACGATGACAACCCTAAGTGAACTGGACTGGATGGGCGCGTCTGGTTTTGGGGACGACCTTGCGGCGGTTGGGGTGGCGTGGCGTCATTTGCCAATTGTGGATTTGGGCGCGCCGGATGCGGACGTCGCCAGCGCATGGGATGAGGTCTCAATCCTCAGCGCAACAACCTTGGCGGGCGGCGGCAAGATCTTGACCCATTGTTTCGGCGGCTGTGGGCGGTCTGGTATGGTGGCGTTGCGGTTGATGATTGAAGCCGGGGAAGCCCCAGAAGACGCGCTTATACGTCTGCGAAAAACGCGGCCCTGTGCTGTGGAAACCGATGACCAACAGCGATGGGCAATCAGGTCTTCCGCTTAG
- the rsgA gene encoding ribosome small subunit-dependent GTPase A has protein sequence MNKTLRTLGWSTHFARQIKLEPDGAPPSHPVRVAAVHRSRLDGLSAGGPISLSPVAAAGLYAVGDWVIATGAAASEPLTRTTEITRRAAGEDSKPQLIAANVDTLGIVTSCNADFNVARLERYLAMCAASGCLPLVILTKADQCDDPSDYVKKAEKLSPMLRAIAINATDDEDVKRLNPWCSNGQTLALVGSSGVGKTTIQNRLTDVIDATQDIRAGDAKGRHTTTNRNLRATFAGGWLIDTPGMRELRLVDAESGVDEVFSDITELAATCKFNDCAHVTEPGCAIRAAIAAGDLDADRIERWRKLEKENRFNTATVGENRGHLKRLQKMHDEGQARGKAKRKT, from the coding sequence ATGAATAAAACCCTCAGAACCCTTGGCTGGTCGACCCATTTCGCACGCCAGATCAAACTGGAACCTGACGGCGCCCCCCCCAGTCACCCCGTTCGTGTTGCAGCCGTGCATCGATCCCGTCTTGATGGGTTGTCAGCAGGCGGGCCCATATCCTTGTCGCCCGTCGCCGCCGCCGGTCTGTATGCCGTTGGCGACTGGGTGATCGCGACGGGGGCTGCCGCGTCCGAACCGCTGACACGCACCACAGAAATCACCCGTCGCGCGGCTGGCGAAGATTCCAAACCGCAACTGATCGCCGCCAATGTCGACACACTTGGCATCGTCACCAGCTGCAACGCCGATTTCAACGTCGCGCGGCTTGAACGCTATCTGGCGATGTGTGCGGCATCAGGCTGTTTACCACTGGTGATCCTGACCAAAGCAGACCAATGCGACGACCCCTCTGACTACGTCAAAAAGGCCGAAAAGCTGTCGCCGATGCTGAGGGCGATTGCTATCAACGCTACGGACGATGAAGATGTCAAGCGGCTGAACCCATGGTGCAGCAACGGGCAAACGCTGGCTTTGGTCGGATCATCCGGCGTCGGGAAAACCACGATCCAGAACCGCCTGACGGATGTCATCGACGCCACGCAAGATATCCGCGCGGGCGATGCCAAAGGCCGCCACACGACAACAAACCGCAATCTGCGAGCAACGTTCGCTGGCGGATGGTTGATCGACACACCCGGCATGCGCGAATTGCGTTTGGTCGATGCCGAGAGCGGTGTGGATGAGGTATTTTCCGACATTACCGAATTGGCCGCGACGTGCAAATTCAACGACTGCGCCCATGTGACCGAACCGGGCTGCGCTATTCGCGCGGCGATCGCGGCGGGTGATCTGGACGCGGACCGGATTGAGCGGTGGCGCAAACTAGAGAAAGAGAACCGGTTCAATACTGCGACAGTTGGGGAGAACCGCGGCCATCTCAAACGGCTCCAAAAGATGCACGACGAAGGTCAGGCGCGCGGGAAAGCTAAGCGGAAGACCTGA
- the nudC gene encoding NAD(+) diphosphatase, whose translation MKNAETVTFGGSGLDRAAHMRGNIETAAADTAACSIILWRGKLLLDRIGGPLARLPLDHPVMADAGAVQVFLGLDEDGPVFAVSLTGWDPVLPDGDDMNTFLDTTLQQHRATGDAVFAELRGIMTTLSLCDAELAATARALLGWHDSHSFCSACGTQSTAADAGWRRVCPACGTSHFPRTDPVVIMLIVSGDDVLVGRSPEWPDGMYSLLAGFVEPGETIEAAVRREVSEEAGIIVGDVTYLASQPWAFPSSLMIGCYGEATSTDITLDPIELEDARWVSRAEMEQAARGEHPKIQSARNGAIAHFLLENWLTNTLE comes from the coding sequence ATGAAAAATGCAGAAACAGTTACGTTCGGCGGGTCCGGTCTGGATCGGGCGGCCCACATGCGCGGAAATATTGAAACAGCTGCGGCTGACACCGCTGCCTGCTCGATTATTCTGTGGCGCGGCAAGCTGCTGTTGGATCGCATCGGCGGACCGCTGGCACGCCTGCCACTTGATCATCCAGTGATGGCCGACGCTGGCGCTGTTCAGGTGTTCCTAGGGCTCGACGAAGACGGACCGGTTTTTGCCGTGTCGTTGACAGGCTGGGATCCTGTGTTGCCTGACGGTGATGACATGAACACATTTCTGGACACGACGTTGCAGCAACACCGTGCCACGGGCGACGCCGTTTTCGCAGAACTGCGGGGGATCATGACAACCCTTAGCCTGTGCGACGCTGAACTTGCAGCGACGGCCCGCGCGCTTCTGGGTTGGCACGACAGCCATAGTTTCTGTTCTGCCTGCGGGACGCAAAGCACGGCGGCGGATGCAGGATGGCGGCGCGTTTGTCCCGCATGCGGCACGTCCCACTTTCCACGCACCGATCCGGTTGTGATCATGCTGATCGTGTCCGGTGATGATGTCCTTGTTGGTCGTTCCCCGGAGTGGCCAGATGGCATGTATTCCCTGCTCGCCGGATTTGTAGAACCGGGCGAAACTATTGAGGCCGCAGTGCGCCGCGAGGTGTCTGAGGAAGCTGGGATCATAGTCGGAGACGTGACTTATCTGGCCAGCCAACCTTGGGCTTTTCCGTCGTCACTGATGATTGGCTGCTACGGTGAGGCGACGTCCACTGATATCACGCTGGACCCGATCGAGCTTGAGGATGCGCGCTGGGTTAGTCGCGCCGAGATGGAACAGGCCGCCCGAGGTGAGCATCCGAAGATACAGTCTGCTAGAAATGGTGCCATTGCACATTTTTTGCTAGAGAACTGGCTGACGAATACGCTAGAGTAA
- a CDS encoding SRPBCC family protein, which translates to MEFATSDDIEAPIEHVFDQVTDFATFERSIMRRGGDVERIAGGDAAVVGTKWHVKFLLRGAERSVNAEIGEVNKPTGLTIEITSKSADATMLIELIALSRARTRLNCKFVAKAKTIAAKVMFQSVRFSRQKSQAHFKSIVSGFAKDVETRYRG; encoded by the coding sequence ATGGAATTTGCGACAAGCGACGATATTGAAGCACCAATTGAGCATGTTTTTGATCAGGTCACCGATTTCGCCACCTTCGAGCGGTCAATTATGCGTCGTGGCGGCGATGTTGAACGGATCGCGGGCGGTGATGCGGCTGTCGTCGGCACAAAATGGCACGTTAAATTTCTGCTGCGCGGGGCTGAACGAAGCGTCAATGCAGAAATCGGTGAGGTTAATAAACCCACCGGCCTGACAATCGAAATTACGTCCAAAAGCGCAGATGCGACCATGTTGATTGAATTGATCGCGCTTAGTCGTGCCCGCACGCGTCTTAACTGCAAGTTCGTCGCGAAGGCAAAAACCATTGCAGCGAAAGTGATGTTTCAGTCTGTTCGCTTTTCGCGTCAGAAAAGCCAAGCGCATTTTAAATCTATTGTGTCGGGTTTTGCGAAAGACGTCGAAACCCGTTATCGCGGCTAG